In Elephas maximus indicus isolate mEleMax1 chromosome 7, mEleMax1 primary haplotype, whole genome shotgun sequence, the following proteins share a genomic window:
- the LOC126080098 gene encoding olfactory receptor 502-like produces the protein MRPPSSRQWRGATEGEAPGRKRLVLERGEQNPSRGAAPPGFWRCRQGNLFSAPSSYVVFLSHLALADIGYSSSDTTNMLVNFLVERNDNLLSWIQLGSAIFFGTAECFLSAAMAYDHFLAICKPLHYSTQMPTQVHEQLFSVAYVGGFLSTSSFTISFFSLFFCGPNQVNHFFCDFAPLVELSCSEVSIPAVVPSFSAGSIIVVTVFVIAISYIYILITILKMRSTQDRHKAFPTYTSHLTAVTLYYGTITFIYVMPTSSYSTDQNKVVSVFYVVVIPMLNPLIYSLRNEIKGALKRELSRKISC, from the exons atgcgcccacccagttcgcgccagTGGCGTGGCGCAACGGAGGGAGAAGCCCCCGGGAGGAAGCGACTGGTCTTAGAGCGGGGAGAGCAgaatcccagccggggagccgccccgccgggattttggcggtgCAGGCAGGGC AATCTCTTCTCTGCTCCATCATCCTATGTAGTTTTCCTGAGCCACCTGGCTTTGGCTGACATAGGCTATTCATCTTCTGACACAACCAATATGCTTGTAAACTTCCTGGTGGAGAGAAATGACAATCTCCTGTCTTGGATACAACTTGGCTCAGCCATTTTCTTCGGAACAGCTGAGTGTTTTCTTTCGGCTGCCATGGCCTATGATCACTTTTTAGCAATCTGCAAGCCCCTGCATTATTCAACTCAAatgcccacacaagtccatgagCAGTTATTCTCTGTGGCTTATGTAGGTGGTTTTCTCAGTACTTCCTCCTTTAcgatttccttcttttctttattcttttgtggACCAAATCAAGTCAATCATTTTTTCTGTGATTTTGCTCCTTTAGTTGAACTTTCCTGTTCTGAGGTCAGTATCCCTGCAGTGGTCCCCTCATTTTCTGCTGGCTCCATCATTGTGGTCACCGTATTTGTCATAGCCATCTCCTACATCTACATCCTCATCACCATCCTGAAGATGCGCTCCACTCAGGACCGCCACAAGGCCTTCCCCACCTACACCTCCCACCTCACTGCAGTCACTCTCTACTATGGGACCATTACATTCATTTATGTGATGCCCACATCCAGCTACTCTACTGACCAGAACAAGGTGGTGTCTGTGTTTTATGTGGTGGTGATCCCCATGTTGAACCCCCTCATCTACAGTCTCAGGAATGAGATAAAGGGTGCTCTTAAGAGAGAGCTTAGTAGGAAAATATCTTGTTAA